GGCCCCGACAGGAATATCCAGCCGCGTGCCATCCTGCGCGATCAGGTGCCAGCAGGTGCCGTGTTCGGTCAGATGCAATTCAACCAGATCACGCGCGCTGATAAAACCGCCGGTTTCGGGGCCGAAATATGAAATCTGCGCCTCCAGCACCTGCACAATGCCGGGGCCGTCAGTGGCACGGTGAAAGCGCATGCGCCGCCAGCCTATGACAGCCAGCGTCAGGCCAGTGCCCGCAATCAATGCAGCCACCAGCTGGAAAAAACTGTCGCGCGCCACAAATGCGGCCCACAAGCCCAGTGCGGCAATGACAAGCCCGGTCACCACTTCGGACCAGCGCACCAGTTCCGCACGCAATTCAGGCCGGATCATGCCCAATCCCCCTGTGCCGCCTGCCATAATGTCAGCGCCGCGACGGCGGCAGTGTCGGCGCGCAGTATGCGCGGGCCAAGTGATACTGGCGTTACGTTGTCCATTTTGCGCAGCCGTGCCCGTTCGGCGGGCGAGAACCCGCCTTCGGGGCCGATGATGATGGCGGCAGGCGCGGGGGGCAGGGCAGGCGCGGGGCCGGGGGCATCGCTCAGGGCTTCATCGGCGAAAATCAGCGCGCGGGTTTTGTCCCATGTGTCCAGCAGGCGCGACAGGGGCTGCAAATCCGCAACCTGGGGCACATAAGTGCCGCCGCATTGCTCTGCCGCCTCCACTGCATGCGCTTGCAGACGATCCTGCCTGATGCGTTCGGAATTGGTATGTTCGGTCTGAACGGGCAGAATGCGCGCGACCCCAAGTTCGGTTGCTTTTTCAACGATAAAGTCGGTGCGCGCTTTCTTGATGGGGGCAAATAACAGCCATATGTCCGGCGGCATGCACTGCGGCGCGGATTGCGTCAGGCAGCGCAACGTTCCGCCCCGTTTGCCGGTGGTCACAATTTCCGCTTGCCATTCCCCGTGCTGACCGTCGAAAACGGCCACATGTTGCCCGACAGACAGGCGCAACACATTGAAAAGATAATGCGCATGGTCACGCGACAGGTCAATCACTTGCCCCTGACCCAATGCATGCTCTAGATAGAGTCTGTGTTTTGCCTGTTCACTGCGCGCTGTCATGGGGCCGATAGTATGACCGACGACGATCAAAGACCAGAGGGGCCGGGCAAGAATGGCACGGTGGCAGATGCGCCAGCGGCCAACTGGGTGGACACGCTGGCCCCCGAGCAGGCACGGCCATTTCTGCGCCTGTCACGCGCCGACCGCCCTATAGGGACATGGCTTTTGCTGCTGCCGTGCTGGTGGGGGGTGTTTCTGGGCGCTGCGGCCTATCCTGACGCTGCGGGTTGGCTGACCGTATGGCTGGTTCTGGCCTGCGGGCTTGGTGCGTTCCTGATGCGGGGGGCAGGCTGCACATGGAACGACATCACCGACCGCGATATTGATGACAAGGTGGCGCGCACGCGTTCGCGCCCCATCCCGTCGGGGCAGGTCACCTTGCAACAGGCAGGCATCTGGATGGCCATTCAGGCAGGTATTGCCGCGCTGATCTTGCTAACCTTCAACTGGGCGGCCATCGGGCTGGGTGTGCTGTCGCTGGGTCTGGTTGCCATCTATCCCTTTGCCAAGCGTTTCACCTGGTGGCCGCAGATATTTCTGGGGCTTGCGTTTAACTGGGGCGCGCTTCTTGCATGGACGGCGCAGACCGGATCATTGGGCTTGCCTGCGGTGTTTCTGTATCTTGCCGGCATTTGCTGGACACTTTTTTATGATACGATCTATGCACACCAGGACCGTGAAGATGATGAACTGATTGGCGTGAAATCGACCGCGCGACTGTTCGGAAACCAGACCGATCAATGGCTGCGCGGGTTCCTGGTGGCCACGGTTGTCCTGCTGTCGCTTGCGGTGATTTACGCCTTGGCACCATTGGCAAATCCGTTGAAAATGTCGCTTGGTCTGGCGGGGGCATGGGCCATGGGGTGGCACATGAACTGGCAGCTTGGCAAACTGGATATTGATGATGGTGATGTTTGCCTGAAACTGTTCAGATCGAACCGCGATGCAGGGCTTTTCGTTGCGCTGTTTTTCGCCATAACACTTTTCGCGTGATTGCGCCTGTAAGCGCAACTGGCTAGGTGACGGATATGCGAAACCAAATATCCAAAATTCTGGCAGTGGTGCAAAGCGACTCCTTGGGGGTATGGCAGCGTTACAAAGGCCATGTTCTGACTGCTGCGGCGTTTGTCGTGGCGGCCATGTTGGCAGTGGCAGGCGCAAGCATGAGTGTGCGCGCGACAGAAAACCTGCTTGTGAACGAATCGCGCGAAGCCCTGAACGAGGCTGAAATCGAATGGCCCGACATTCAGGTTGACGGCCTGCTTGTCACCATGAGCGGGCAGGCCGCCACCGAAGCAGAGCGTTTTCGCGCGCTGGGCATCGTCAGCGGGGTCGTTGGCGCGGAGCGTGTCATCGACAGGCTGACCGTCGCACCATCCATTGCGATTGCCGCGCCGCGCTTTTCGGTTGAAATGATGCGCAACGGGCTGGACGTGTCGCTGATAGGGCTGGTCCCCGAAAGTTATGATATCTCCGGCATCGTGCGCCAGATCGAAGGGATCGGGCCTGAAGTGTCCGTGGTGAACATGGTTGAAACGGCGGCCCATGCCGTGCCGTTTGGCTGGGAGCGTTCTGTCGAATACGCGATGAAGGCCATGACCCTTGTGCCCGTCAGCAAGATTTCGGTATCCGCCGATCAGGTAGAGGTGTTCGGCCTTGCGGAATCAGAGCGCCAGCGAGACGAGTTCCGCCAGCGGTTGCAGCGTGAACGGCCGCGCGGCCTGATTGCCAGCATCGAGATTTCGGCCCCCCGTCCCGCGATCACGCCCTTTACCTTGCGCTTTGTGATAGACGAAGACGGGGCGCGGTTCGACGCCTGCTCCGCAGATTCGCAAGAGGCGCGTTCGGCAATACTGCAAGCCGCGCGTCAGGCGGGCGCAGGCGGGGTTCTGGAATGCACCATCGGTCTTGGCAGCCCTTCGCCGCGGTGGCAGGTTGCGGCCGTGGCGGCGGTGCGGGCCTTGGGCGATGCGGGCGCGGGAACCGTGACCTTTTCGGATACCGACATTTCCTTTGTTGTCCCGAATGCTGTCGAGATTGCAGAATTTGACCGTATTGTAGGAACGCTGGAAAACGCCGTTCCAGATGTATTTTCTTTGCAAGCGGTCAGGTTGCCGCCGGAAGAAGGGGATATGGAAGGGCAGGAAAATGCCGTGGAATTCATGATCACCCGCGCGCCCGAAGGGGCCGTGGTGATGCGCGGTCGCCTGACAGATGACCGACTGCGCAGCGCGCTTTTGTCCATGGCGCGGTCTGAATTCGGCCTGTCCGCTGTGGATATGCAGGCCAATATCACGCCCGACACCCCCGAAGGGTGGTCTGTGCGCACGTTGTTGGCGATTGATGTCCTTAGTTATCTGGAACATGGCAGCGTGCGCGTGCGCCCGTCCCAGATCGACATTCGCGGCGTGACAGGGGATGCGGGCGCGTCCGATCGTATTTCGCAAATTCTGACCGACAGGCTGGGGGCGGCCGCGCGCTTTAACCTGAATATCAACTATGATGAACGCTTTGATCCTGTTGCCATGCAACCCACCCCCGCCCGCTGCGAAGCGTGGATCAAGGAAATTCTGACGGACGAACAGCTGACCTTCGATCCGGGGTCCGCAACACTGGTTGCAGATGCTGTAAGGGTCATGGACCAGATCGCCGAGATCTTGCGCGATTGTGGTCGTCTGGAAATGGAAATTGCGGGGCATACCGACAGTCAGGGCGGGCTGGAAACCAATATGCGCCTAAGCCAGCAACGCGCCGAGGCCGTGATGGCGGCGCTATTGTCGCGCGGCATTCCGATTTCCGGGTTCGAGGCCAAGGGCTATGGTCCCGAATTCCCCATCGCGGATAACAGCACCGCATCAGGACGCGAAGCCAATCGCCGGATAGAGTTTCGTTTGATCGGGGAATCGGCCGCCGCCGCGCGCGAGGAAACAGGCGAGGATGAACCCCAAGAACAACCCGACGAGGACGATCTGGAAATTGAAGTCACGCTTGGGGCCGAAGACACCCCCCGCCCGCAACCCCGCCCCGAAAGGCCCTGATGTGCAGGTGCCCGATTGTGCTGTTTCTGCGGCCCGCCTGAACAGAGGTAGAAATGAACCGGTTTGAATTCATCGTCATTACGGCACTGATCCTGTTTGTGGCCTTTTCACTTGGTTGGTTTACGAACTGGCTTGTGCACAGGTTCACGCGTGTCCGCCAGCAGGATCTGGGCGAACTGGACCGCATGGCGCAGGCCTTGCACGAAGCCGAAGAAATTCGTGATCAGGCGATCGAATATGTCGAGACACGCGAACGTGATCTGACCGCCCGGCTAAGCCAGACAGAAGCAGAATTGCGCGCTGCAATGGACGGATTGCGCGAAGCACGCAGTGAAGCGGAGTATTATCGCGCACAGTTGGAGCAGTCGCAGGGGTGATCAGCTTGCGGTTGTTTGCGCGTCGAAGGCGGCGGCGGACTTTTTCGCTTGGCATTCGCGGGCATAGAGTCTATGGAACCCTCCGCTGGGGTATCAGGCTGTCGCTTGATTGCCCTGGCGATTCGTCCGAGACGGTGGGTGATGGCAACATCGTAATTCCTGCCTGAGGCGGGACAGGAACATTTCGGTTTCCGGGGTAATTCCTCGGGCGGATTTGGGAAAGGCCCGTTCGGACCTTATGCCAGATTACGGTCTGGCGAAACGAGCCGGGGGGAAACCCCTAATAATTGGAGAGACCCTGTGGATAGAGCCCAAAAAGAGAAAGTGGTCGAGGAACTCGGCCAGATCTTCGAAAGCTCTGGCGTGGTTGTGGTAGCACAATACGCTGGCCTCACGGTTGCTGAGATGCAGGTTCTGCGCGCACGCATGCGTGATGCGGGCGGGGCAGTTCGCGTCGCCAAGAACAAGCTCGCCAAAATCGCCCTTGAAGGAAAGCCCTGCGCAAGCATTTCTGACCTTCTGACAGGCATGACCGTTCTTGCCTATTCCGAAGACCCTGTTGCAGCTGCAAAAGTGGTCCAGGACTTCACCAAAGAAAACCAGAAGCTGGTTGTCCTTGGTGGTGCAATGGGTGAATCGGCCCTTGACCCTGCCGGTGTCAAGGCAGTGGCTGCAATGCCGTCGCGCGAAGAGCTTATCGCTCAGATCGCGTCGTGCATCGGTGCCCCTGCTTCGAACATCGCGGGTGCAATTGGCGCTCCTGCTTCGAATATTGCCGGAATTCTTTCAACGCTCGAAGAGCGTGAAGCGGCATAAGCAACCTTTGGCCTGCGTGGCGTGAAGCACACCCATGTTGGACCCTTGAACCTGAACAGAATGGAACTGAACAATGGCTGATCTTAAAGCACTTGCAGAGCAAATCGTGAACCTCACGCTGCTCGAAGCTCAGGAACTGAAAACGATCCTGAAAGACGAATATGGCATCGAACCCGCTGCTGGCGGCGCTGTCATGATGGCAGGCCCCGCTGGTGATGCAGGCCCCGCTGCCGAAGAAAAAACCGAATTCGACGTTGTTCTGCTCGAAGCCGGTGCAAACAAAATCGCGGTCATCAAAGAAGTTCGCGGCATCACCGGTCTGGGCCTGAAAGAAGCCAAAGACCTGGTCGAAGCTGGCGGCAAAGCCGTGAAAGAAGGCGCCCCGAAAGAGGAAGCCGAAGAGATCAAGAAAAAGCTCGAAGATGCTGGTGCAAAAGTCGAGCTGAAGTAATAGGACGAGATGCGCAGCATCTTGATCTTCTGAAAATCAAACTGGGACCGGACGCCTCCGGTCCCAGTTTATCACTGTTTCTGGACAGGACTTTTGTGCCTGTGGTGTGAAAGTCCTGTCCAGGGATAGTGCCGGCTCGGGAGTGAACCTGTGGGAGGGTTCGCATGAATGGAGCCACACCCCCCGTTTCGCAAGCGGCGCGGCGCCTGATGCCCGACAGCGCGCCCGCCAGCGAAGACCATGAAAGGTGACGACGCGCATGGCTCAGTCCTATGTTGGCCAGAAACGTATCCGCAGGATGTTCGGCAAGATCCGTGAAGTTCTGGAAATGCCGAATCTGATCGAGATTCAGAAAAATTCGTATGATTTGTTCCTTCGCTCCGGCGATGCGGACCGCCCGCTTGACGGCGAAGGCATCATGGGGGTGTTCCAGTCGGTTTTCCCGATCAAGGATTTCAACGAAACGGCAACGCTGGAGTTCGTGAAATACGAACTGGAAAAACCGAAATACGACACCGACGAATGCATCCAGCGCGACATGACATATGCGGCACCGTTGAAAGTTACGCTGCGGCTGATCGTATTTGATATTGATGAAGACACCGGCGCGAAATCCGTTAAGGATATCAAGGAACAAGACGTGTTCATGGGCGACATGCCGCTTATGACCGGAAACGGGACGTTCATTGTCAACGGCACCGAACGGGTGGTGGTCAGCCAGATGCACCGCAGCCCCGGCGTGTTCTTTGACCATGATCAGGGGAAAACGCACAGCTCGGGCAAGCTGCTGTTTACCTGCCGGATCATTCCGTATCGCGGGTCATGGCTTGATTTTGAATTTGACGCCAAGGATATGGTTTTTGCGCGGATCGACCGCCGCCGCAAACTGCCTGTGACCACGCTTCTGTATGCGTTGGGCATGGATCAGAACCAGATCATGAACGCGTATTATGACCGCGTCAGCTTCAGCCTGCAAAAGAACAAGGGTTGGGTCACAAAATTCTTCCCCGAGCGTGTGCGCGGCACCCGCCCGACAATCGATCTGGTCGACGCTGCAACCGGCGAAGTCATCTGCAAGGCTGGCGACAAGATGACCCCGCGCATGGTCAAGCAGCTGATCGACGAAGGCAAAGTCACTGACCTGCTGGTTCCGTTTGACCATATCGTTGGCCGCTATGTTGCCCAGGACCTGATCAACGAAGAAACCGGCGAAATCTATGCCGAAGCCGGCGAAGAACTGACCTGGGATCTGGACAAGGATGGCGAAGTCAAGGGCGGCACGCTGAAAGTGCTGCTGGACAACGGCATCACGGATATCGAGGTTCTGGACATCGACGGTGTCAATGTCGGCCCCTATATCCGCAACACCATGGCTGCGGACAAAAACTGGAGCCGCGAAAACGCGCTGATGGACATTTACCGTGTCATGCGCCCCGGCGAGCCGCCGACCGTTGACACAGCATCGGCGCTGTTTGACCAGTTGTTCTTCGATTCCGAACGCTATGACCTGTCCGCCGTTGGCCGTGTGAAGATGAACATGCGCCTTCAGCTTGATGCACCAGACACACTACGCACGCTGCGCCCCGAAGATGTGGTGGCGTGTATTCGCGGTCTGGTCGAATTGCGTGATGGCAAGGGCGAGATTGACGACATTGACCACCTTGGCAACCGTCGCGTGCGGTCCGTGGGCGAGTTGATGGAAAACCAGTATCGCGTTGGCCTGCTGCGCATGGAGCGTGCGATCCGCGAGCGCATGTCCTCGGTCGAGATTGACACTGTCATGCCGCAGGATCTGATCAACGCGAAACCGGCTGCGGCCGCAGTGCGTGAATTCTTCGGCTCCAGCCAGTTGTCCCAGTTCATGGACCAGACAAACCCGCTGTCCGAAGTGACACACAAACGCCGCCTGTCCGCGCTTGGGCCAGGTGGTCTGACGCGCGAACGCGCGGGTTTCGAGGTGCGCGACGTTCACCCCACCCATTATGGCCGCATGTGCCCGATTGAAACGCCCGAAGGTCAGAATATCGGTCTGATCAACTCTCTGGCGACATTCGCGCGCGTCAACAAATACGGCTTCATCGAAACACCCTATCGCAAGGTTGTGGACGGGCAGGTCACGGATGAAGTGGTCTATCTGTCAGCCACCGAAGAGCAACGCCACACGGTTGCGCAGGCCAACGCGACGCTTGATGAAAATGGCGCCTTCGTCAACGAACTGGTGTCCACGCGCAAAGCTGGCGAGTTCATGCTGAACCCGCGCGAAGCCGTTGACCTGATTGACGTGTCGCCCAAGCAGCTGGTTTCGGTTGCGGCATCCCTGATCCCGTTCCTTGAAAACGACGACGCCAACCGCGCGTTGATGGGGTCGAACATGATGCGGCAGGCTGTGCCGTTGCTGCAATCAGACGCGCCATTGGTCGGCACAGGCATGGAGGGCATTGTTGCCCGCGATTCCGGTGCGGC
Above is a window of Roseinatronobacter sp. S2 DNA encoding:
- the ubiA gene encoding 4-hydroxybenzoate octaprenyltransferase — encoded protein: MTDDDQRPEGPGKNGTVADAPAANWVDTLAPEQARPFLRLSRADRPIGTWLLLLPCWWGVFLGAAAYPDAAGWLTVWLVLACGLGAFLMRGAGCTWNDITDRDIDDKVARTRSRPIPSGQVTLQQAGIWMAIQAGIAALILLTFNWAAIGLGVLSLGLVAIYPFAKRFTWWPQIFLGLAFNWGALLAWTAQTGSLGLPAVFLYLAGICWTLFYDTIYAHQDREDDELIGVKSTARLFGNQTDQWLRGFLVATVVLLSLAVIYALAPLANPLKMSLGLAGAWAMGWHMNWQLGKLDIDDGDVCLKLFRSNRDAGLFVALFFAITLFA
- the rpoB gene encoding DNA-directed RNA polymerase subunit beta, giving the protein MAQSYVGQKRIRRMFGKIREVLEMPNLIEIQKNSYDLFLRSGDADRPLDGEGIMGVFQSVFPIKDFNETATLEFVKYELEKPKYDTDECIQRDMTYAAPLKVTLRLIVFDIDEDTGAKSVKDIKEQDVFMGDMPLMTGNGTFIVNGTERVVVSQMHRSPGVFFDHDQGKTHSSGKLLFTCRIIPYRGSWLDFEFDAKDMVFARIDRRRKLPVTTLLYALGMDQNQIMNAYYDRVSFSLQKNKGWVTKFFPERVRGTRPTIDLVDAATGEVICKAGDKMTPRMVKQLIDEGKVTDLLVPFDHIVGRYVAQDLINEETGEIYAEAGEELTWDLDKDGEVKGGTLKVLLDNGITDIEVLDIDGVNVGPYIRNTMAADKNWSRENALMDIYRVMRPGEPPTVDTASALFDQLFFDSERYDLSAVGRVKMNMRLQLDAPDTLRTLRPEDVVACIRGLVELRDGKGEIDDIDHLGNRRVRSVGELMENQYRVGLLRMERAIRERMSSVEIDTVMPQDLINAKPAAAAVREFFGSSQLSQFMDQTNPLSEVTHKRRLSALGPGGLTRERAGFEVRDVHPTHYGRMCPIETPEGQNIGLINSLATFARVNKYGFIETPYRKVVDGQVTDEVVYLSATEEQRHTVAQANATLDENGAFVNELVSTRKAGEFMLNPREAVDLIDVSPKQLVSVAASLIPFLENDDANRALMGSNMMRQAVPLLQSDAPLVGTGMEGIVARDSGAAILTRRAGVIDQVDAQRIVVRATEMLEAGEPGVDIYRLRKFKRSNASSCINQRPLVKVGDHVSRGEVIADGPCTDMGELAVGRNIVVAFMPWNGYNFEDSILISERILKDDVFTSIHIDEYEVAARDTKLGPEDITRDIPNVGEEALRNLDEAGIVYVGAEVQAGDILVGKVTPKGESPMTPEEKLLRAIFGEKASDVRDTSLRLPPGAYGTIVEVRVFNRHGVEKDERALQIEREEIERLSRDRDDELEILERNIYGRLKQLIFGKVAVKGPKGVKSNSEITDELLESLSRGQWWQLALSDEAEAQEVEALNALYDQQKRQLQARFDDKVEKVRRGDDLPPGVMKMVKVFVAVKRKLQAGDKMAGRHGNKGVISKVVPVEDMPFLADGTTVDMVLNPLGVPSRMNVGQILETHMGWALRGLGVQIDEALQEYRRSGDMTPVREAMRIGYGDDFYAEVFDGMDETALVESATTVTKGVPIGTPVFDGAKEPDVDDALRRAGFDTSGQSVVFDGRTGEQFARSVTVGVKYMLKLHHLVDDKLHARSTGPYSLVTQQPLGGKAQFGGQRLGEMEVWALEAYGAAYTLQEMLTVKSDDVAGRTKVYESIVKGEDNYEAGVPESFNVLVKEVRGLGLNMELLDSEEEG
- the rplJ gene encoding 50S ribosomal protein L10 yields the protein MDRAQKEKVVEELGQIFESSGVVVVAQYAGLTVAEMQVLRARMRDAGGAVRVAKNKLAKIALEGKPCASISDLLTGMTVLAYSEDPVAAAKVVQDFTKENQKLVVLGGAMGESALDPAGVKAVAAMPSREELIAQIASCIGAPASNIAGAIGAPASNIAGILSTLEEREAA
- the rplL gene encoding 50S ribosomal protein L7/L12; its protein translation is MADLKALAEQIVNLTLLEAQELKTILKDEYGIEPAAGGAVMMAGPAGDAGPAAEEKTEFDVVLLEAGANKIAVIKEVRGITGLGLKEAKDLVEAGGKAVKEGAPKEEAEEIKKKLEDAGAKVELK
- a CDS encoding OmpA family protein, encoding MRNQISKILAVVQSDSLGVWQRYKGHVLTAAAFVVAAMLAVAGASMSVRATENLLVNESREALNEAEIEWPDIQVDGLLVTMSGQAATEAERFRALGIVSGVVGAERVIDRLTVAPSIAIAAPRFSVEMMRNGLDVSLIGLVPESYDISGIVRQIEGIGPEVSVVNMVETAAHAVPFGWERSVEYAMKAMTLVPVSKISVSADQVEVFGLAESERQRDEFRQRLQRERPRGLIASIEISAPRPAITPFTLRFVIDEDGARFDACSADSQEARSAILQAARQAGAGGVLECTIGLGSPSPRWQVAAVAAVRALGDAGAGTVTFSDTDISFVVPNAVEIAEFDRIVGTLENAVPDVFSLQAVRLPPEEGDMEGQENAVEFMITRAPEGAVVMRGRLTDDRLRSALLSMARSEFGLSAVDMQANITPDTPEGWSVRTLLAIDVLSYLEHGSVRVRPSQIDIRGVTGDAGASDRISQILTDRLGAAARFNLNINYDERFDPVAMQPTPARCEAWIKEILTDEQLTFDPGSATLVADAVRVMDQIAEILRDCGRLEMEIAGHTDSQGGLETNMRLSQQRAEAVMAALLSRGIPISGFEAKGYGPEFPIADNSTASGREANRRIEFRLIGESAAAAREETGEDEPQEQPDEDDLEIEVTLGAEDTPRPQPRPERP
- a CDS encoding 16S rRNA (uracil(1498)-N(3))-methyltransferase, translating into MTARSEQAKHRLYLEHALGQGQVIDLSRDHAHYLFNVLRLSVGQHVAVFDGQHGEWQAEIVTTGKRGGTLRCLTQSAPQCMPPDIWLLFAPIKKARTDFIVEKATELGVARILPVQTEHTNSERIRQDRLQAHAVEAAEQCGGTYVPQVADLQPLSRLLDTWDKTRALIFADEALSDAPGPAPALPPAPAAIIIGPEGGFSPAERARLRKMDNVTPVSLGPRILRADTAAVAALTLWQAAQGDWA